Proteins from a genomic interval of Cottoperca gobio chromosome 8, fCotGob3.1, whole genome shotgun sequence:
- the psmg3 gene encoding proteasome assembly chaperone 3 yields the protein MSSTQPVIKSKQTEKEVNGISTQVVCTEFSNYILVVLTQYGKMGTLISVTPDSKSNDISNPMLSTKVLLGKDEPLTHVCAKNLATFVSQEAGNRPVLLGLALKDSSIDAIKQMKEIIKSCQVW from the exons ATGTCTTCCACTCAGCCAGTCATCAAATcgaaacagacagaaaaagaagtgAATGGCATTTCAACGCAGGTCGTCTGTACAGAGTTCAGCAATTACATATTAGTAGTTCTCACTCAGTACGGAAAAATGGGGACGTTGATATCCGTCACACCGGACTCCAAATCTAACGACATCAGCAACCCAATGTTATCCACCAAAGTACTGCTGGGCAAAGACGAG CCACTGACGCATGTCTGTGCCAAAAACCTGGCCACTTTTGTATCGCAAGAAGCCGGCAACAGGCCTGTTTTGCTGGGCCTGGCCCTCAAGGATTCCTCCATAGATgcaattaaacaaatgaaagagaTCATCAAAAGTTGTCAAGTCTGGTAG